The following proteins come from a genomic window of Burkholderia stabilis:
- the fliN gene encoding flagellar motor switch protein FliN, giving the protein MSELNQTPEDDAQAIADAALAASAADAQAAPAAAEEDPGMDDWAAALAEQNQQPVQAGATGAGVFQPLSKAAASSTHNDIEMILDIPVKMTVELGRTKIAIRNLLQLAQGSVVELDGLAGEPMDVLVNGCLIAQGEVVVVNDKFGIRLTDIITPAERIRKLNR; this is encoded by the coding sequence ATGAGTGAGCTGAACCAGACGCCCGAGGACGACGCGCAAGCCATCGCCGACGCGGCTCTTGCGGCATCGGCCGCCGACGCACAGGCGGCGCCGGCCGCCGCGGAAGAGGATCCGGGCATGGACGACTGGGCCGCCGCGCTCGCCGAGCAGAACCAGCAGCCGGTACAGGCGGGCGCGACCGGCGCCGGCGTGTTCCAGCCGCTGTCGAAGGCCGCGGCGAGCTCGACGCACAACGACATCGAGATGATCCTCGACATCCCGGTCAAGATGACCGTGGAGCTCGGCCGCACGAAGATCGCGATCCGCAACCTGCTGCAGCTCGCGCAGGGTTCGGTCGTCGAGCTCGACGGCCTCGCCGGCGAGCCGATGGACGTGCTCGTGAACGGCTGCCTGATCGCGCAGGGCGAGGTCGTGGTCGTCAACGACAAGTTCGGCATTCGCCTGACCGACATCATCACGCCGGCCGAACGCATCCGGAAGCTGAATCGATGA